One Roseimaritima multifibrata DNA window includes the following coding sequences:
- a CDS encoding sulfatase-like hydrolase/transferase → MKTLRNLLILLLFSTASLQAADRPNIVFFFADDQTTSTVGCYGNPLIQTPNIDALAARGTRFDNACVSQAICWVSRTTILTGLTGRSYGTPTNPEQTRPDAAQTLYTDLLSQQGYRTGYFGKWHAKMPKGFVRESHFDQFEAIGRNPYYKKQPDGTLRHETDLIVDRGIEFLQNQPSDQPFALNMWFNACHAEDSDRRPGIGHFPWPESTNGMYEDIQIPPPRLNDATIFSQLPDFLKTTINRERYFWRWNTDEKYQTNMRAYYRMVSGIDNAIGRFLDALEESGLAENTIVVYSADNGYYMANRGLAGKWSHYEEALRVPLIISDPRAPKEAQGQVSDASALNLDLPATFLDWAGVPVPAKYQGQSLQPIVAGKKPADWRTETFHEHFAVRNRIPAFEGLRNDRFKYVRYFDNDQYEFLHDLKNDPDELQNLAHDPAHAETLAAMRKRTTDRVAELGGPLAPLNRFNPSTVPYPESSAMVGVNAGKKSDGFVPVFDGKTLRNWAGDSAYWSVEDGALTGVTDGSLKANQFITWTPSTIRNFDLRVKVKVTKGGNSGLQYRGTSRPDLGLYVVTGYQCDVVANVPKYNGMLYEEKGRRILSHTGEKVIVDPAGQPWIVDHMPVKEFAPDEWHDYRVLVEGNHHRHWIDGHPTADLIDLDEKGRSLEGVLAVQVHVGPAMKIQYKDFKIKHLPDVMPLLSAEEAPIPAGSVGVRPQGKLPKDWTPPVYGQR, encoded by the coding sequence ATGAAAACGCTTCGAAACCTTCTGATCCTACTCTTGTTCTCGACCGCCAGCCTACAGGCGGCGGATCGCCCAAACATTGTCTTTTTCTTCGCAGATGACCAAACGACCAGTACCGTCGGTTGTTATGGGAATCCGCTGATCCAGACTCCCAACATCGACGCCCTCGCGGCCCGTGGGACTCGATTTGACAATGCCTGTGTTAGCCAAGCCATCTGCTGGGTCAGCCGGACGACAATTCTGACCGGGCTGACCGGGCGGAGCTACGGAACGCCAACGAATCCCGAGCAAACCCGTCCCGACGCGGCACAAACGCTTTACACCGATCTGCTTAGCCAACAGGGTTACCGGACAGGCTACTTTGGCAAATGGCATGCGAAAATGCCCAAAGGATTTGTACGAGAAAGCCACTTCGATCAATTTGAAGCGATTGGCCGCAACCCTTATTACAAGAAACAGCCGGACGGGACTCTTCGACATGAAACCGACCTGATTGTCGATCGGGGTATCGAATTCCTGCAAAATCAACCGAGCGACCAACCGTTTGCTTTGAACATGTGGTTCAACGCTTGTCATGCCGAGGACAGCGACCGCCGGCCCGGAATCGGGCATTTCCCGTGGCCTGAATCGACCAACGGAATGTATGAAGATATTCAAATCCCACCGCCACGTTTGAACGACGCGACGATCTTTTCCCAGTTGCCCGATTTTCTAAAAACGACGATCAACCGGGAACGCTACTTCTGGCGATGGAATACGGACGAAAAGTACCAAACGAACATGCGTGCGTACTATCGAATGGTTTCGGGGATCGATAATGCAATCGGTCGATTCCTGGACGCTCTTGAAGAAAGCGGATTGGCCGAAAACACCATCGTCGTCTATTCGGCCGACAACGGTTATTACATGGCGAACCGTGGTTTGGCCGGCAAATGGTCTCACTATGAGGAAGCCCTTCGTGTTCCGCTGATCATCTCCGACCCTCGCGCCCCGAAAGAGGCTCAGGGGCAAGTCAGCGACGCATCCGCCCTGAACCTTGACCTACCAGCCACCTTCTTGGATTGGGCCGGAGTTCCTGTCCCTGCAAAATACCAAGGGCAAAGCCTGCAACCGATTGTCGCTGGCAAAAAACCAGCGGACTGGCGTACCGAAACCTTCCACGAGCACTTTGCGGTTCGCAACCGAATCCCTGCCTTTGAAGGTTTACGCAACGATCGCTTCAAGTACGTTCGCTACTTCGACAACGACCAGTATGAATTCCTGCACGATCTAAAAAACGACCCAGACGAACTGCAAAACCTGGCTCATGACCCGGCGCATGCCGAAACACTTGCTGCGATGCGGAAGCGGACGACCGATCGAGTCGCCGAACTTGGTGGCCCGCTGGCTCCTCTGAATCGCTTTAATCCCTCCACCGTTCCGTACCCAGAATCGTCCGCAATGGTCGGCGTCAACGCCGGTAAAAAATCGGACGGTTTCGTCCCTGTGTTTGACGGAAAAACCCTCCGCAACTGGGCGGGCGATAGTGCTTACTGGTCGGTCGAAGATGGTGCGTTAACAGGCGTCACCGATGGCTCGCTAAAAGCGAATCAGTTCATTACCTGGACTCCATCAACGATCCGCAATTTTGACCTTCGAGTTAAAGTAAAAGTGACCAAAGGCGGCAACAGCGGTCTGCAATACCGGGGGACTTCGCGGCCTGATCTAGGACTGTACGTGGTGACCGGATACCAGTGCGACGTGGTTGCCAACGTCCCGAAATACAACGGTATGTTGTACGAAGAGAAAGGACGCCGCATCCTTTCTCACACGGGCGAAAAGGTGATCGTCGATCCTGCGGGCCAGCCGTGGATCGTCGATCACATGCCCGTCAAAGAGTTCGCCCCCGATGAGTGGCACGATTACCGCGTCCTCGTCGAGGGTAATCATCATCGTCACTGGATCGACGGACACCCAACAGCCGATCTGATCGACCTGGATGAAAAGGGAAGATCGCTAGAAGGGGTGTTGGCCGTCCAAGTCCACGTCGGACCGGCGATGAAGATTCAGTACAAGGATTTTAAGATCAAACATCTTCCGGACGTGATGCCACTGCTTTCGGCCGAAGAGGCTCCGATCCCAGCCGGATCGGTCGGCGTTCGTCCGCAAGGAAAACTCCCCAAAGATTGGACGCCGCCAGTCTACGGCCAACGATAG
- a CDS encoding protein adenylyltransferase SelO, translating into MRLDFDDRFRKELPADPNEENSRRQVSGALFSYVTPRVPTAPKVLHVAREVAELVGLTEQQVASDSFRDLFSGKQVAAGTRPYAMAYGGHQFGSWAGQLGDGRAINLFEVRHRDQQWTLQLKGAGATPYSRMGDGLAVLRSSVREHLCSEAMFHLGVPTSRSLCLLTTGDEVMRDVMYDGHAAMEPGAVVCRVAPSFIRFGNFELLSSRGEIELLKKLADYTIRHFYPDCRDGETEPYGKFFQAVCQRSLQMVLGWQRVGFVHGVMNTDNMSIHGETIDYGPYGWLEGYDPDWTPNTTDRAQRRYRYGNQVEIVFWNLIKLANALYPLVEEAEPFEAALEEFQNDFRTQDLAMRARKLGILDPEPSDEALLTVLETTLQETETDMTLFYRLLANVSPDRMDLQADDFLAPVYEAFYQPDELVGEVLQRWRDWFEMYFYRLNQSTTSDQQRRQEMNQVNPKYVLRNYMAQLAIDAAEGGDLSVIEEIAEVLRQPYSENPQYEKWFAKRPEWARHKVGCSMLSCSS; encoded by the coding sequence ATGCGATTAGATTTTGATGACCGATTTCGCAAAGAATTACCCGCAGATCCCAATGAGGAAAATAGTCGTCGTCAGGTCAGTGGTGCACTGTTCTCTTACGTGACTCCGCGGGTTCCGACGGCTCCCAAAGTGCTGCACGTTGCCCGCGAGGTGGCCGAACTGGTCGGATTGACCGAGCAGCAGGTCGCTTCCGATTCGTTTCGCGACCTGTTTAGTGGCAAGCAGGTGGCGGCAGGGACACGTCCGTACGCCATGGCTTATGGCGGGCACCAATTTGGATCTTGGGCCGGGCAGTTGGGCGATGGCCGTGCAATTAATTTGTTTGAAGTTCGTCATCGCGATCAGCAGTGGACGTTGCAATTGAAAGGAGCCGGGGCAACGCCCTATTCACGGATGGGCGATGGATTGGCAGTGCTGCGGTCTTCCGTCCGCGAACATCTGTGCAGCGAGGCGATGTTTCATCTGGGCGTTCCGACCAGCCGCTCGCTCTGCCTGCTGACAACCGGTGACGAAGTCATGCGGGACGTTATGTATGACGGGCATGCTGCAATGGAACCAGGTGCAGTCGTCTGCCGCGTCGCTCCCAGTTTTATCCGGTTTGGCAATTTCGAATTGCTGTCTTCAAGAGGGGAAATCGAACTGCTGAAAAAGCTGGCCGACTACACCATCCGCCATTTCTATCCCGACTGCCGCGACGGAGAAACGGAACCGTACGGAAAGTTTTTTCAGGCGGTTTGTCAGCGAAGTCTGCAAATGGTGCTGGGCTGGCAACGGGTTGGTTTTGTTCATGGAGTCATGAATACCGATAACATGTCGATCCATGGCGAAACGATCGATTACGGGCCCTACGGTTGGTTGGAAGGGTATGACCCAGATTGGACGCCAAATACCACCGATCGGGCTCAGCGTCGTTACCGATACGGCAACCAAGTTGAAATTGTGTTCTGGAACTTGATCAAGTTGGCCAATGCGCTCTACCCGTTGGTCGAAGAGGCGGAGCCATTCGAAGCGGCCCTAGAAGAGTTTCAGAATGACTTTCGCACTCAGGATCTAGCGATGCGAGCCCGGAAGCTGGGGATTTTGGATCCGGAGCCAAGCGACGAAGCGTTGCTGACGGTTCTAGAAACCACTTTGCAGGAAACCGAAACCGACATGACCTTGTTTTATCGGTTGCTGGCCAACGTATCACCCGATCGGATGGACCTGCAGGCCGATGACTTCCTTGCTCCCGTTTACGAGGCGTTTTATCAACCGGACGAGTTGGTCGGCGAAGTGTTGCAGCGGTGGCGAGATTGGTTCGAAATGTACTTCTATCGCTTGAATCAGTCGACCACCAGCGATCAACAACGACGCCAGGAAATGAACCAAGTGAACCCAAAATACGTCCTGCGAAACTATATGGCTCAACTAGCCATCGACGCCGCAGAGGGAGGGGACCTTTCGGTCATCGAGGAGATTGCCGAAGTCCTCCGGCAGCCCTATAGCGAAAATCCGCAATACGAAAAATGGTTTGCAAAACGTCCTGAGTGGGCACGGCATAAAGTCGGTTGTTCGATGTTGTCTTGCAGTTCTTAG
- a CDS encoding FAD-dependent oxidoreductase: MLRLILGLGLIVFCAIGWGFDEPGEGRENVQVDADLLIVGGTESGCAAAVQAARMGIKHIVIVNDIEWVGGQFSAEALGAIDENRAHGYDGSVPVPRSGLFRETIDWIENENARRYAGVKRPGNTRVITTARPEVSRDAFLHLLAPYEKTGQIQRYSDFVVAKALMANERLTGVVFHSQDDPENKLTVRAPMTIDASDWGDVIKASGSAYDFGIDAKDEFGEPGAPASGDPPTDMNPITYCMIVVEQPEETRIAKPEGYDKRRFLGTWNWIEEEFAYSTRRLVDAKHFSQIEHPDVLLINNPNIDYPVDVWPAKVAAALEATEAGASKKNLVELTSNQREIVFADAKNHSLQYLYYLQSSFPKFRRLALSEEFQTADRMPPKPYIREGLRLVAKHIVKEQEVLGFGGRSYYANAMFPDALFAWQFELDFHPTARHWLSDEGAAGPWDARFRGNRRFGNGGTGRAVFPLRSLVPVKTTGLLGAQKNLGYTSIVGSSCRLHDQSMAVGQAAGAVAAIGLKRDETAGSLAFDAEAMAEIWEGLLDVENGAGLVIWPFGDVDPYDDGFAAIQHLALRRLLPLSARETSFQPDEDATAAWCQQVIERLQASGYEPVSIDIERKGSRQEFAVALWNELKKQPTPKRTWKAAGDADDDGIADVQDPLPFTPGKTLWKIEANQDGIPDAEPVLAERAERFDFTSAGATVPDGFYKDCGGLFDEKVGYGWARDLSANTRFRAVLEDSLRDGFVFTRTEDTWERSLANGKYRVTICLGDSDHEQLNQNVRIEGVSVAESVDTMAGGYHEVQVQTEITDERLTIQIGQAAGESNTTLNWVIIEPIHVDSN, translated from the coding sequence ATGTTGCGTCTGATTCTGGGACTGGGGCTGATCGTTTTTTGTGCGATCGGATGGGGATTCGATGAACCGGGCGAAGGACGCGAGAACGTTCAGGTCGATGCGGACTTGTTGATCGTCGGTGGGACCGAATCGGGATGTGCGGCTGCGGTGCAAGCGGCCCGAATGGGAATCAAACACATTGTGATCGTCAATGACATCGAATGGGTTGGAGGCCAGTTCAGTGCGGAAGCGTTGGGGGCAATCGATGAAAATCGTGCCCACGGATATGACGGTTCGGTACCCGTCCCTCGTTCCGGACTGTTTCGCGAAACCATTGACTGGATTGAAAACGAGAATGCCCGTCGGTATGCAGGCGTCAAGCGTCCCGGTAATACCCGTGTGATCACGACGGCCCGTCCAGAAGTCTCCCGCGACGCCTTTTTGCACCTGCTTGCACCTTATGAGAAAACCGGGCAGATCCAACGCTATTCCGACTTTGTTGTCGCCAAAGCGTTGATGGCGAACGAACGATTGACCGGAGTTGTCTTTCATTCGCAGGATGATCCCGAAAACAAATTAACCGTTCGTGCGCCGATGACGATCGACGCGAGCGACTGGGGGGACGTGATCAAGGCGTCGGGTTCCGCGTACGATTTTGGAATCGATGCGAAGGACGAATTTGGAGAACCGGGGGCTCCGGCATCGGGGGATCCGCCGACCGACATGAATCCGATCACCTACTGCATGATTGTCGTCGAACAGCCGGAGGAGACGCGGATTGCGAAACCAGAGGGATACGACAAACGGCGTTTTCTAGGGACTTGGAACTGGATTGAAGAGGAGTTCGCCTATTCGACTCGCCGCTTAGTCGATGCGAAACATTTTTCGCAAATCGAGCATCCCGACGTCCTCCTGATCAACAACCCCAACATTGATTATCCCGTGGACGTTTGGCCCGCGAAGGTTGCCGCAGCCTTGGAAGCAACCGAAGCGGGAGCCTCCAAGAAGAACTTGGTTGAATTGACTTCCAACCAGCGCGAAATCGTTTTCGCCGATGCTAAAAATCATTCGCTGCAGTATCTGTATTATTTGCAGTCCTCCTTTCCGAAGTTCCGGCGTCTGGCTTTAAGTGAAGAATTCCAGACCGCGGATCGAATGCCACCCAAGCCGTACATCCGCGAAGGGCTTCGCTTGGTTGCAAAACATATCGTCAAAGAACAAGAGGTCTTGGGATTTGGGGGGCGTTCGTACTATGCCAATGCGATGTTCCCCGATGCCCTCTTCGCTTGGCAGTTTGAATTGGATTTCCATCCCACGGCGCGTCACTGGTTGTCAGATGAAGGAGCCGCGGGCCCTTGGGACGCGAGGTTTCGTGGGAACCGACGATTTGGGAATGGGGGAACCGGCCGTGCGGTCTTTCCGCTTCGCAGTTTGGTCCCCGTCAAAACCACCGGTCTGCTGGGGGCTCAGAAAAATCTCGGTTACACCAGTATCGTTGGATCGTCGTGCCGCTTGCACGATCAATCGATGGCGGTCGGCCAAGCTGCAGGTGCCGTGGCCGCGATCGGTTTGAAACGGGATGAAACAGCCGGTTCGCTGGCGTTTGACGCCGAGGCGATGGCGGAGATCTGGGAGGGCCTGCTGGACGTTGAGAATGGAGCTGGATTGGTGATTTGGCCATTCGGCGACGTCGATCCGTATGATGACGGGTTTGCGGCAATTCAGCACTTGGCACTACGCCGTTTGTTACCGCTTTCCGCCAGAGAGACAAGTTTTCAGCCAGACGAGGACGCGACCGCAGCGTGGTGCCAACAGGTTATCGAACGTCTGCAGGCAAGCGGGTACGAGCCCGTTTCAATCGACATCGAACGGAAAGGATCCCGTCAAGAATTCGCCGTTGCATTGTGGAATGAACTGAAAAAGCAGCCGACTCCAAAACGAACTTGGAAAGCCGCCGGGGATGCGGACGACGATGGCATCGCCGATGTTCAAGATCCCCTGCCCTTCACTCCGGGGAAGACGCTGTGGAAAATCGAAGCCAATCAAGACGGAATCCCTGATGCTGAACCCGTTTTGGCAGAGCGAGCGGAGCGGTTCGATTTTACCTCGGCTGGTGCTACGGTTCCCGACGGGTTTTATAAAGACTGCGGAGGTCTGTTTGACGAAAAAGTCGGATATGGCTGGGCTCGCGACCTCTCGGCGAATACTCGTTTTCGAGCCGTATTGGAGGATTCGCTTCGCGACGGATTCGTCTTCACGCGAACCGAAGATACCTGGGAACGAAGTTTGGCGAACGGGAAGTACCGGGTCACGATTTGTTTGGGGGATTCCGATCACGAGCAATTGAATCAAAATGTCCGAATCGAGGGAGTATCCGTCGCGGAGTCGGTTGATACGATGGCGGGCGGCTATCACGAGGTGCAGGTCCAGACTGAAATCACCGACGAACGGCTAACGATTCAGATTGGACAAGCGGCTGGGGAAAGCAATACCACGCTGAACTGGGTGATCATCGAACCGATTCACGTCGATTCGAATTGA
- a CDS encoding PSD1 and planctomycete cytochrome C domain-containing protein, which yields MFSRFTCLLLGLFIVCTQGPALCADQPNADGVEFFERKIRPLFAEHCFSCHSADAKTVHGSLLLDTATGLAAGGDSGETIDRENPLDSLLIESIHYDGGIQMPPKGKLDDQAIADIEHWVQLGAPFPASSETEADKRPNGEIDFAAGRQFWSFQPLRELPLPTVQNPSWARNRIDTFLLAKMEQQDLQPSPPAEPLTLVRRLYFDLTGLPPTPDQVKAFLEDDSPKAYERLVDELLDTPAYSEKWARWWLDMSRYTDRTASWLPKTTKAHLYRDWVIEAFQSDMPYDDFVRRQLATDFLDSTGPEDTPALGFLALSPAYWKELKLPCEIIRVIVADEWEERVDAVSRTFLGLTVACARCHDHKFDPISTEDYYAMAGIFASTRIAERPMIEAERFAPVQIAREKVGKLETELAKLKKAKPLPKEKIDQLTADIKQIKSSTPDFDTPMANALVEEATYVVRAGKTPQEGTRLEYRPGPRDLPAFIRGNPNRPGPIVPRQFLQVLSESPQPYQQGSGRLELADSILEEAAPLTARVLVNRIWLAHFGQGIVATPSNFGNQGERPSHPDLLEDLAGRFIKNGWSMKRLHREIVLSAAWQQSSMPEATREQKDPSNRWLSRMNRRRLSFEEWRDAMLYASDVLDSKIGGPSIELDSSANRRRTVYATINRRDMSSTLMVHDFPDPTQHSPQRVATTTALQALYSLNGPLLAEQASALVERFKTEQIDEDGPRIERLYQLLFGRAPTDHQKQLGLSFLGDPQSKEHSDRWLQYAQVLLASNEFIFID from the coding sequence ATGTTTTCGCGTTTCACATGCCTACTGCTCGGGCTGTTTATCGTTTGCACCCAAGGTCCCGCTCTGTGTGCTGACCAACCCAATGCGGATGGCGTCGAATTCTTCGAACGGAAAATCCGCCCCCTCTTCGCGGAACACTGTTTCTCATGCCACTCCGCCGATGCGAAAACGGTCCATGGCAGCTTGCTGCTTGATACCGCTACGGGTTTGGCCGCTGGCGGCGACAGCGGAGAAACAATCGATCGCGAAAACCCACTGGACAGTTTGCTGATCGAATCGATCCACTACGACGGTGGCATCCAAATGCCTCCCAAAGGCAAACTGGATGACCAAGCGATCGCGGACATCGAACACTGGGTTCAACTAGGGGCACCCTTTCCCGCCTCCAGTGAAACCGAGGCCGACAAACGCCCGAACGGGGAAATTGATTTTGCCGCGGGGCGTCAGTTCTGGTCCTTTCAACCGCTTCGCGAACTGCCATTGCCGACCGTCCAGAACCCTTCCTGGGCCAGAAATCGCATCGACACCTTTCTGTTGGCGAAGATGGAACAACAGGATCTTCAACCGTCCCCACCAGCGGAACCACTTACCTTGGTTAGACGGTTGTACTTTGACCTGACCGGATTGCCTCCGACTCCCGATCAAGTGAAAGCCTTCCTGGAGGACGATTCACCGAAAGCCTACGAACGCTTGGTCGACGAATTACTGGACACACCTGCCTACTCCGAGAAGTGGGCCCGCTGGTGGCTGGACATGTCGCGCTACACCGATCGCACCGCCAGTTGGTTACCCAAAACGACCAAGGCTCACCTCTATCGCGACTGGGTAATCGAAGCCTTTCAATCGGACATGCCCTATGACGATTTTGTTCGCCGTCAATTGGCAACCGACTTCCTTGATTCGACCGGCCCCGAAGATACGCCGGCACTCGGCTTCCTGGCCCTCAGCCCGGCTTACTGGAAAGAGCTGAAGTTGCCGTGCGAGATTATTCGCGTCATTGTGGCGGACGAATGGGAGGAACGCGTCGATGCGGTATCGCGAACCTTCTTGGGTTTGACCGTCGCCTGTGCCCGTTGCCACGATCACAAGTTTGATCCGATCAGCACCGAGGACTATTACGCAATGGCCGGGATCTTCGCGAGCACCCGAATCGCTGAGCGACCGATGATCGAAGCGGAACGGTTTGCACCCGTTCAGATCGCACGTGAAAAGGTTGGCAAGCTGGAAACGGAACTGGCAAAACTGAAAAAAGCCAAACCGCTCCCCAAAGAAAAGATCGACCAACTGACCGCTGACATCAAACAAATTAAATCTTCGACGCCAGACTTTGACACTCCGATGGCAAACGCTTTGGTTGAGGAAGCCACCTACGTCGTGCGAGCCGGTAAAACGCCTCAAGAGGGGACGCGTCTGGAATACCGACCGGGACCACGCGACCTCCCCGCCTTCATTCGCGGCAATCCCAATCGCCCTGGCCCGATTGTTCCGCGGCAATTTCTGCAAGTTCTATCCGAATCCCCCCAGCCCTATCAGCAGGGCAGCGGTCGTCTGGAACTTGCCGATTCAATCCTCGAAGAAGCGGCTCCGTTGACCGCTAGAGTCCTTGTCAATCGGATCTGGTTAGCCCATTTCGGTCAAGGGATCGTCGCCACACCAAGCAACTTCGGAAACCAAGGCGAACGGCCAAGCCATCCCGATCTACTGGAAGACCTTGCCGGCAGGTTCATCAAAAATGGTTGGTCAATGAAACGACTGCACCGTGAAATCGTGCTGTCGGCAGCTTGGCAACAATCCTCGATGCCGGAAGCGACGCGGGAACAGAAGGATCCGAGCAACCGGTGGCTCTCGCGAATGAACCGTCGTCGGCTCTCCTTCGAAGAGTGGCGTGACGCGATGCTGTACGCAAGCGATGTACTGGACAGCAAAATCGGTGGTCCATCGATCGAACTAGATTCCTCCGCCAACCGCCGACGAACGGTCTATGCAACGATCAACCGTCGAGACATGTCCTCGACTTTGATGGTGCACGATTTCCCCGATCCAACGCAGCACAGCCCACAGCGAGTCGCCACGACCACCGCCCTGCAGGCACTCTACTCGCTGAACGGCCCGCTCCTTGCAGAACAGGCAAGTGCACTGGTCGAACGCTTCAAGACCGAACAAATCGACGAAGACGGTCCAAGGATTGAACGCCTTTACCAGTTGCTCTTCGGGCGTGCGCCGACCGACCACCAAAAACAGCTGGGATTATCTTTTCTTGGCGATCCCCAATCCAAAGAACACTCCGACCGCTGGCTGCAATACGCTCAGGTCTTATTGGCTTCCAACGAATTCATTTTCATCGACTGA
- a CDS encoding DUF1501 domain-containing protein, whose translation MNHNQQASTNLGRRQILQQLGGGMGMLGASQLFASTPPTPTNFQISPGVHFPAKAKRVIHLFMNGGPYQGDFFDPKPALKKYEGTKPKGADLLTERPTGGLFPSPFKFKKHGESGLQVSELLPKLSQHIDDICVLNSMHADNPNHGPALLQMNNGTIIPTRPSMGAWFLYGLGSENANLPGYIVLCPGRPVRFSILWNSAFLPSKFQGTYINHSTIQPEKMIPHLSNTRWKPESQREQLDLLQQLNAEHVHQRGDDSEIGARMEAMETAYRMQFEASEAFDLNRETQTTRDAYGEGHFSNGCLLARRMVERGVRFVQVYYGNGQPWDTHSKHNETTPKLCKAIDQPIAALLGDLKQRGLLEDTLVVWGGEFGRTPTSESGSGRDHNHHGFTMWMAGGGVKGGMTYGETDEFGFKAVVDKMHVHDLHATMLHLLGLNHEQLTYRHAGRDFRLTDVHGRVVKEILA comes from the coding sequence ATGAACCACAATCAACAGGCCTCAACGAACCTCGGCCGCCGACAAATCCTCCAGCAGCTTGGAGGTGGAATGGGGATGCTAGGCGCTTCGCAGCTGTTTGCCTCGACGCCCCCAACACCGACGAATTTTCAGATTTCACCAGGCGTTCACTTTCCAGCGAAGGCTAAGCGGGTCATTCATCTGTTCATGAATGGCGGCCCCTATCAAGGCGATTTCTTTGACCCGAAACCCGCGTTAAAGAAATACGAAGGGACAAAACCAAAGGGTGCCGACCTGCTGACCGAACGTCCCACCGGAGGCCTTTTTCCCTCACCATTTAAATTCAAGAAACATGGTGAAAGCGGCCTGCAGGTTAGCGAGCTCCTGCCGAAACTGAGCCAACATATCGACGACATCTGCGTCCTCAATTCGATGCATGCCGACAACCCCAATCACGGGCCTGCATTACTGCAGATGAACAATGGCACCATCATCCCCACGCGTCCAAGTATGGGAGCTTGGTTCCTGTATGGACTGGGGAGTGAAAATGCAAACTTACCGGGCTACATCGTCCTTTGCCCCGGTCGTCCGGTCCGCTTTTCGATCCTCTGGAACAGTGCCTTTCTGCCATCCAAGTTTCAGGGAACGTACATCAATCACTCGACGATTCAGCCGGAGAAAATGATTCCGCACCTTAGCAATACACGTTGGAAACCGGAATCGCAGCGAGAGCAACTTGATCTGTTGCAGCAATTGAACGCGGAACATGTTCACCAAAGAGGCGACGATTCAGAAATCGGAGCTCGCATGGAGGCAATGGAAACCGCTTATCGGATGCAATTTGAAGCGAGCGAAGCGTTTGATCTGAACCGCGAAACGCAGACGACTCGCGATGCCTACGGGGAAGGGCACTTCTCCAACGGTTGCTTGCTGGCTCGGCGCATGGTCGAACGAGGCGTCCGCTTTGTACAGGTCTACTACGGCAACGGTCAACCGTGGGACACTCACAGCAAACACAATGAAACGACTCCGAAACTATGCAAGGCGATCGACCAACCGATTGCCGCTTTGCTGGGCGACCTAAAACAACGCGGGTTGCTGGAAGACACACTAGTCGTATGGGGAGGCGAATTCGGGCGAACGCCAACATCCGAAAGTGGTAGTGGACGCGATCACAACCATCACGGATTCACGATGTGGATGGCAGGTGGCGGAGTCAAAGGTGGCATGACCTACGGAGAAACCGACGAGTTCGGTTTCAAAGCGGTCGTCGATAAAATGCACGTTCATGACCTCCACGCCACCATGCTCCATTTGCTGGGATTAAATCACGAACAACTAACCTACCGCCACGCCGGCAGAGACTTCCGCCTAACGGACGTCCACGGCCGAGTCGTCAAAGAGATCCTGGCATAG
- a CDS encoding GreA/GreB family elongation factor, with protein MNSPSPLPMSPQIITASQVDVTRLQHLLTTEFAASIGAARPHIQNLTLKLSSANVVEASAIPADIVTMNSTIKLCDLDNHEVDTYTLVYPEEACIAEGKLSILSPLGSILLGSRAGENVTCRVADRESRKRIENISFQPERAGAFHL; from the coding sequence ATGAACTCTCCTTCTCCACTACCGATGAGCCCTCAAATCATTACGGCATCCCAGGTCGACGTGACTCGGCTTCAGCACCTTCTGACCACGGAGTTTGCCGCTTCGATCGGGGCAGCGCGTCCGCACATTCAAAACCTGACGCTCAAGCTATCCTCTGCCAATGTCGTCGAAGCTAGCGCGATTCCGGCGGACATCGTTACGATGAATTCAACCATTAAGCTTTGCGACTTGGATAACCACGAAGTCGATACTTACACGCTCGTCTATCCTGAGGAAGCGTGTATCGCCGAGGGAAAACTATCGATCCTTTCGCCCCTTGGATCGATCTTGTTAGGCAGCCGCGCTGGCGAGAATGTGACCTGCCGTGTCGCTGATCGGGAAAGCCGAAAGCGGATCGAAAACATTTCGTTTCAACCGGAACGCGCCGGAGCGTTTCATCTATAA